CGCCGAGCCTTCCGCTGCCTTCCACCTCCTCATCGTCTCTGACGCCAAGGGGAACGAGTCAGGGAGCGGCAGATCTCCCGATGGACCAACAATTCTAAAaattttctgttttttttgcGACTGTCACTTCCAAACAGTCAGCGTGTTTTTTCGTTTGAATACACGCCATGCAACGTAAAACTGCCGCCTACAGTTTCGTGTTATGGTGATGCGGTGGATTGTGCAGATCTACGTCGTGTACAACCTAGCCATGTTCTGCAATGAACTGCAAATTCGCTTTGTTGAGAACGGCGACTCGCTTGCTTTCTTGCCCTACGTTAGCTCGCTCGTCCCGTTTGAGAGAGTTCACGTAAGTCCCCCACAGAAACCCCGATACGCCGGCTCTCTGctctgctttctttgcctttttttggcgagaaaaacgccgcCGCGCTTGGTCACGTTAGGctatgtgcatgcacaaccTGGGCCCCTCGGGCAACATATTCCCGCttgccgtctcgtctccgagTCTCCTGACCGTGCAAGAATAAAAGCGAAACACACGCTGCCTATGCTGACTGCGAATGTCGCCGCGCACAGAAGTACATAATGGTGAACGTATCTATTTGTCTTCATCTGCGTGCCCGCTATGCATATACGTCAGTGCGCATGGATTTTTCGGTAGATGTGAGCGCCGTTCTCGTCAACCTTGTAACCGTGTCTACACATGCGCCCAACTATATGCGTGCGCCTTGTATCTGGGTGTTCTCTTGCTTTTCCCCTCAGTTTTTccggtctctcttcccgtgcGTCCTGTGCGCGAGTCTCTGCCTGGCCAAGTGGAATTTCTCAGACAGCCCCGCGAAACGTTTGGCCTTGCTGAAGGCGCTGCTCTCGACCAACCGCGTGCTGACGGAAAGAACACAAGAACTGATCCGTGTGACAGGTGCGCTGTCTCTACACTGCTTCCCGCCTccgcgggaaagaagagaaagggtgATCGGAAGAAAATCTGTGTATACACACATTTgcgtaaatatatatatatatatatatgtctagGTACACAGACGTCGATGTTTATGTGCGGAGGACAGGCTGCCTTTCTTCACGTCGTTGACGCCTGGAAACAGGTAGTCCCGAACGCGTCCTGTCAACTTTTGAGAAAAGAGTCAAGGTGCACGAAAATGAGAAGAAGTCGATGGCTCAAGTTATTTTTGCTCGGCACGTTTCGCCGTTCCCGCTCCTCCGCTGCGTGTTCAATTCCTTTGGGACGGGCGCAGTTCTAGGCGTCGCGAAGACAGACGCGGAATGCAAACAGGATATCTCGGGCTGTTCCCGAATTAAGCAAAGCGCTTCACAACTTTCTAACGCAGGTGCTCCACTGGACGAATCTGTGGCTGGGAAGTGGACGAGGCCCCTGCATCGGTTGGTTTGCGCGGCTGTGCGTTTTgtctgtctgtacagcgTATCTGAAGACCATGGGAACGCCGTCAACCGCCGCCATTAAGACACAGCAGCAGCAAATGAACCACCTGAAATCTGCGGCACTCCGCGCAAGATTTGCTGGTACGGCGCATCTTCCACGTGTTTCCACCGTCGGCGTCCTTCACGAGTCCTGCGCTAAAATCCCCTGCGTTGTCACGTGCTGCCTCCGAGAGCTGCCACCTCGTCCTACACCAGATAtctttccgtcctctctgtaTGAGGGGACTGACCGCAAGCAGAGCGTCGTGATTTTGTCATCGGGGGCAGATGAATTCTTGAATGTATCTACCTCCTTATCTCTATGTGTCTACACGCACGTATAAAGGTGTTTCTTTTATTTCGGCAATgctttctgcgtttttcgcggcATGTGCTGTTGTGACTCGGCGGCGCGTGTACTTTTTCATTCCTGTGTGGgcgtgtttttctcggaGACGGTTTGAGTCCGCGAGTTTCTACGTTTGAAACCCCACTGGCTGAGCACGGCAGCCGTGTGCTTTCTTCATTGCGGTTTCTGCCGCTTCTGTGCGACCCCGTCTTCGAAGATTCCGCCGCGTTCTGTGTGCCTCGGTCAGTAAGTTCCTTTTCCGCTcagcgccgctcttcccccTTTTGCGTGGTGTCCAGGCCAGGAGATGCCGGTGGCGCCTGGAGCCGAAGAGACGGCTGAACAGgccaaggagacagacaaaGCCGGTGCGCAGAGCGCGAACAAGCTCACCGGCGCCCAGCCCAAAGATAAAAAGGACATTGCAGAGTGGGAGGACTTCACCAACACTCTGAACGAGGAGCAGAAGGAGTTATTCAAACGCATGGTGGCAGACCAGGTGAGGAGACGCTGTTCTTAGCACCCGCCGAGCGCGCAAGCGTATATTTTGCCTTCGTGAGTGACGCCGCAAACGGATCTTGCTCTGAAccggagagaacggcggccTTTCATTCCCGTGGGGACTCTGGAGTGCCTCTGCGTGTTTGCGTCTTCCATTCCGTGTGGCGACGGCTGCGTTTGACGGCAATTTTGCGTCTAACGCTGCTGAAGGAAAGCTGTGGAGAGCCTGAGACTGGAGCGGCGAGGTGCGCGGGGCAGCGGGCACACTGGGATTCTGAGAGTCTCCTCGATTCGGGTGTTCCTGCAATGCTGCGTGTTTTTCAGTACCGCAAGACCGAAGCGGAGGAGCAAGCTCGCGAGTCGAACCGGCGCCGTTTCGACATCAACTGGGGCCAGGTGTTGATGTGGGTCTGTATTCTCTATGTGTGGATTTATTACAAGTAGCTGAGAAGCCTGTGAGCTGTACCGGCCGGCTCGCCGCGTCGTTTCTGCCCTTcggttgtgtgtgtgtgtgtgtacaccTCCAGCTTTTTATCCGAACGTGCAGCGGCAAGGGTGAAAAGGCGAAGTCTGCATCGCGAAGATATGCAGTCTGTGGAGGTTTGCCGCAAGCGAGGGTGCCTTTAAGCAGAACACCCCTTGGTCGCGTGAGTCGGCATTATGCGCCTTTCGGATCTTGACAGGATTTCGCTGCTTGCGGGAAACGAAATCGACGTCAATGGAATTTTTGTTTCTGTTCATTCCCGTTTTTTTTGTTTGGCCCCCTATCCGCGCAGTCGGTTCTTCTGATCTCCCAACACTCGTGAGTCTGAGTTCCGCGCGTGAACGAGgacgggaaaagggaagcgTCCGGGAGTGTTTGTCGGAGCACGTGCCTCCGTTCAGCAGAGCCTTTGGTCCCTGGCAAGTAACTACGTAGCCGTGCAGCATTGTGGGAGCTCTTCAAACAGGCGGAATCTCATCCGTGCCATGCTTGGCAAAACAGCGAGTTCCCGGTCCTATGCACGCGAGTCTCCACGCTACTGGCACTGTTGCATGCGTTAGAAAGGCATCGCCACTCGAAATCTCACACCCTTTGCGTCTTTGTGCGCGGCCGTGGCACGTGCGACATCGCGATATGTCTACCCTTAGTGATCGgggacgcgaaaaaacggcCTCAGTGAGGTGCTCAGCAATCAGGATTAAACCAACAGACACGTTTTCGCGTCCCCCTCTCGCCCACTAAACCACCGTCGGGGTTTTTCAGATTCAGACGGCACACGACTGTGACCTGGCTACAGAAAACCgaacacaagagagaagcgagaaatcTGGGATCTTCCTTGAAACCATGGCTTTATCTGGTTTCAGTGTAGTATCCCAAACATCCTGATTTCATGCATACCGGTCTTCGGTGGCTAGTCTATGGTCAGGCGACGCGTTGGATCTCTATCATCGTATACATAGTTGCAAAAAAGTTACCATGTCCTCCGTGTACACGGCCGGCTTTCGAGCTTTGCTAACTTTTGAAACTAAGTTTGCAAGTATCTAAAAATTCCCCCCCGCCGTGTACCGCTAGGAAACACACGCTTGATCCAACAACATAACGAGATCGCGGTAGTGCTCCAGCGTCAGCTGCTGGGGATCAACGCGTCGCTCCAAGAGTGTACACCGATTTGCTTTCGGAGTTCCTGAAGGATGAGTCAGAAAGCTTGCGCTTGTAGGTAAAAGGCAAATTCAGGCTACTCAAAGAGGCTTTCCGGCACCTGCGTGTTCCTTGCATCCCCGCTGAAACGGATTTCTAAAGGCGGGGTCCACGATTTCCTTTATTTCTTTGCGGGagctctttcctctctctgcatgtgttTTATCtatttcccttctttcctttaCGGCGCATTGAACGGTCTTCTCATTTCTTGGAGAGAACCTAACACGCTGTGTGTTTCAGGCAGGGTCGGAGTCGACACACGGCATTTGCTGTTCACGAATTCCGCCTCTCGGGGCGCACCCAGCGGCTACGTAGTCTTCCCTGGTGCAGCCGATTCGCGAAACCAGCGGGAAATGGCGTTTGCCTTGTTGACACAAAATCAGGGGTTTGAAAGGACGGCAAAGGAAACAAGGGTCCACACATGAGGCACAGATATCAACATTGTAGAACTTTTCCGGGTACTCTGACGTTTTTGAAAAGGAGAGTTCAACGAAGTCAGCGGAGAGTGTAGAACAGACAAGACACGAAGCACTCGCAAGACAGGGAGAGCGTCTACAAAATGAGGACAGGTGTCCACTGCCAGGAGCAGAAAACATCCCCCGTTGATAACGAAGACTTTTAGACGTACAACGGGGAGCGGGTGAAGACGTCTCCGCCTATCTGCCGCGTAGAGCTTCGTAACCGCGCCAGAAGATGAAGGACGCGACGTTCAGTTCAAAGACGTTTAGACGGGCTTTATCTGTGAGAGGAACAAACAAAAACGTGAAATGCACCCAGAAAACCTTAAAGCGATTCCCTTTTGACTCTTCTGGACGCCATCAGCAAGCACATCTCGATATGCCTACGCGGAAAAAACAGCCGCACTACCTAGAGCCGACAAACGGAGTGAAGAATAACCAAGCAACGCCTGACGACGGCCTCGTCTAGTCTGTGCCACTCAAGGGAAGCGCACGGCGCAGTGGGCACTGTCGCAAGGGAAAAAGCCGATTATCTTCCCGAGCATGCGTGGATGCTTCGCGGTTCCTCGTTCAAGTTCCACCCCAGACACACTCTGGGTAGCCCTGCTTGGCGACTCCAGGAGGAATTTGCTTTTGAGAAAACAGATTCGAAAGACGCACGCACACGCTTTCCTCCCACCGGTGGATCCGGACTCGAAAGCGGCATTTTCTCTACGCGTCTGTACACTCGATCTACCAGAGACCGGCCCATTTTTCGTCTGCAACCGACACTCGGGTCGAGACCACGACTCAAGGAGTGCGACGAAGACACGCCTTCTCAtaggaaagcgagagacttACTCGGAAATGCAGGCCGATCAAGGAGAAAATGAAGCACTTGAGGTCCTGGACCAGGTAGTAGAAGACACGAAGGCCATCCTGGTCTTTGCTCCGCTGGACGTCAGCCATGGAACCAATCTTCGATGTCTGTTGACAGATTTCACAAGTCGTCGGCAAACGCGGTTCACATCTACCCCTGTCGCGGATTCTTTCTCCAAAGCCCTAGCTCAGGGACAGTAGCCGCCAACCGTGAATCTGCAGTGTAGTCCCACGACGTGTGCATTGCAGGACGTATCACGAATTTGTGGGAAGCATACacgttctcttccgttctgGAGCAGCGTTCACTGGAAAAAGGCTAAATGTGTGGAAAGACGCACAGCGGTATCTCCCGTAGCGAGGCACCTTCTGCGCTACACCTTCACAAATAGTCTATCTGCATCCTTTTTGTCACGGGATTCGGGATTATACCACAGTGAAATCTCGACGTTCATCGTTCGGAAGCTGAGACAGCACGCGGCTTGAAGCTGTCTCTTGAGAACTCGAAACatcagatgcatgcacagtcCCGTGATTCGCTTGATTCTTGGAAGACTGTCGAGAAAACCACTCACCGTGAAAGAGATGTGGTCTTTACCCAATACAATTTCCAGTTCCTGACGGCCTACGCGATCTGGCGCCGGCCAGTTATTGTCGTCTTCCCTGCGGTACAGTGCACACAGAAGAACGCCGATGCTTGTGATCGTGAGAGAAACTGAAGCGTTGCTCGAAGCCCATGGGAACGCTCACCTAAGACTCCCGGACGAGGACACAGAATGGCTACACACTTGTAAAAAGCGCGCATCACCATGAGACCAGACCGGAACCGTTGGGTATAACGTGAAGAGACTGCAGAGGGCTGCAGGCCTCAGAGCTGGAACCGGGGCCTATCGTCGCGAAAGAGTTCACAACGAAAGCGTCCACGGACGGGAGGATCACCAAATGTCAAATGGTTGACGAAGAAATCGATAGCgaaacacacagagggaGGGGAAAATGGATTGGCAGGAGGGCATCCGCACACCTATACGGATACGAAGTCGGGAAGACTCACGAGAAGACAGATACATACGCTTGCACAGCGTAGGACTGAAAAGTTACGTCACCATGTGAAGGTCGCAGAAAAGGATATGCGAACCGAGTTTTCAAGCGGCTCTCTGTGGGCTCTTCACACATGCACAAAGGAACCGTTCACCGGCGAGCCAGGTCAGCCGCGAGCAGAGGCGACTCTCGATACAAACTGAGTGTCTTACTTGATAATCTCTGACTCCTCAACAATCCGTCGAAGCTCCTTCATCACGGACTGGCTGACGTAAGctgaaagaaaaacagaggagagacagcacgtGCGCCCCGCTCCCTCGACTGCGCCTTTGAACTGATCAACATACTCTGCGGGAAAGACCGAAAGCCACGCAATCAGAAACTGCCCCATCCGGCGCATACATTCAACCGAGGCAAACAAAAGAGACCGACGGTGGCGCTAAGCCACAGCTGATGCATCGAAGACAGGATGCACATTTTCAGCGTTTTTGGTCGCTTTGTCATCCTGGCACGAAGGGAAAAACTCTTGCGGTGGATGCAACAGCCATCAACCCGCTTTCTCGGTACCTCAGGAAGCCCGGTTTTCCATGATTTGTGGCATCGATCCGAGGCGCCCTCGTAAGCTTCCAGGGACGACACAACTCACCTTCTTTACGGATCATCGTATCGTTTTTATAGTTGGAGTTGTTCGCATATCGAAGCCGACCCTCAGGTCTGAACTCGAACTCGAGGAACTCATGACCGAACTTCCCCTTGTGGCCGAcactgcagagaaaacgggaaaggcAAGCGGGACGGATTATGGAACCGAGCGCCCATCACCTCCATGGAGAACTGGTTTCTTCTATGCGGAAACTTTTTCGTCGGAGGCGGAAGCCTCTTGTGTGTAAGTCGTCAGCTCAGCCAAACGACAACCATCTCTCCCTGCATTGTAATCCAAGGGTATGGCGCTCCTCTGCCAGGAAATGTCAATGAAAAACCGAAAACGGAGATGCCTATGCCGGTGCTCGTGAACGGTAGCAACTTACTAGTACCGCAGATAGAAATCGTCCTCCTCTGCGGAAGCCATTGTTCGGAAACCTGCGCACACGAACCAATCCAGGCGCTGCACGACATCGATCAAGACCATCGAATATTCGCTTGGTACGGATGTGCCGGTGAGGCAAGCACCGGCCACGTTTAGGCAACGCCGGGAACACGCGCACAAACTGGCGCATCCAAACGGGTCGCAAATACCCCCGAACGGCTCAGGCACCCCGCGGCCGCCTCAAGCCCCCATGATCCACTAAACTCAACACGAAGTGGATATCTTTGGATAAGGGTTGCACTGAAACGTCAGGAGTTTgcaaaaaagcaaagaaaaggTGTCATACAAAAACTGTGGCGGACGAAACGAGCAGTCGCGTCCTGCCCAGAAAATCCAGAGACGAtggaaaaaaggggaacgCGCACTAACCTGGTGGAAATCAGCAATATCGTCGCCAACAGACACAAACCCGTAGGGTCTTAAACAACTCTACAAAAGATATTATGTTCCAATTCAGCTGGTGACCTCCGTAGGAGATGCCACAACGGGGTTAGGATGGCCTCCGGCAACCTCGAAGCAAAAAGCAGTTCACAAGCTTGTGGAGAACTGCGTGCCTCCTGAAGGAAAAGCACCTTGAATCACTTGCTCTGTGAAGAAACCAAGTCGCTCAAGTGTCGCGCCTGCCATCGCCGGTAGCAAATCAACGAGTACCCTCAGTTCGTTCGACATGAAACGGCAAGCAGGAGCGCCAACCCTCCACAGGCCGCGCAAAGAACAGCCGGATACGCTGGAAAATGTGGCATGCAGTCAGTGAGTGGGGTGATTGGATTCTGTGCTCCAACACACATTTCCATTTCCCTGGAGACGGAAAGTTAACGCCCCGTTTTAAAAAGTGTCGTTCGACTCCGGCCACTGCAGAAGAACTCGTTCTCTGTCATTCGAGTTGTCCAGACGATAGAGTTGCTGCAGACCGTTCTGCAGAATGCCGCCGAGTCCCCTCCGCACTGCCACAGATGGAGACAcggccgtctccgccggcaACAGAAACCGCATCCACGTGCTGCATGGCTGTTATGCTTCCCCATCTCCTGGGCACCACGAGTTGTCTAAAAGCGGACTTAGTCTCTGGGAAATGACTGCGGATGGCGTCTTCGTAATCTTTGGAACCTGGAAGAACGAACTCTAGGCGGTCCACATGCCTGTCTGCGACTGTTACGCGATTGTTCGGACGACACTGATGATGCAACTCAATATTTTTTAGCAGCTGTTGCCGGTCACATCGTACTTTTGCACCGAGCAGCCTGAACACAGTTATAGGGGTGAGCACTGCAGACTGTAACTCGCGTGGTCGCCTCGCAATTGCCACACTGTCTCACACAGTGCTGCAGAGCAGAGGCGGCGTCGACAGCCTTTTTCTACTTCTCAGTTGTGTGTCTTCCTATTATCTTGGCAAGCACTAACGGTACGCAAAGGAAACAGGCTGAGGGGATGCTCTGCTGAGTTTCGGGCCATTCTTGCAGTCAATGGACAGTATAGTGACTAAAATTGAAAACAGGTGCAGTGCCAGAATCCAAAATGCATAGCAGCCAGTTACGAGGCGAGTTATGGTTATCCCGGAGATTCGCTACTATCCAGAAAGGGTAGGAAAGTGATCGAGGTATGTTCACCTCGAGTTACAACTCTTGCTGGCTCGGGCTCACCACAAAAGCAAATGATCTCAGATAACTTCCGCTCTTCTGAGAAGTAATACCAAAGCTTTCGCTCCCGACAAACGCTTCATGCGGCGGGCCAGCTTCGATAACAACTTCTCCGCCTTCATCAGTCTGAAATGTAGGGTCATGAAATTTGCCCATCATCCTGCAGCAGCCATTCGGTCGTCCCTACCAGTGCGCCTGCGTGAATCGCCGCCCGGCAAACGGCAGATATGGGACTATACAATCCTGTGAGGAGGCAAGTCTCCAGTACGGAAGTGGGATGTAGACCACAATACTTCACTCACCGGCACCATAAACCGCTCTATTAGACGCAGCAGAGCAGTGTGGAGGACAGATGACCAGCTCCCTCTCTCCAACTCCCAATTTCAGAACGAAGGAGCCGTTATCAGCACACGTGAGTGCCCTGTATTGGGGAGCTGATgtgacagaaaaggaaaggactTGAGGACTACTCGTCGCAATGCTCAAAACACCTGAAGCCAGACACGATGCCCCGATGTCGCCACATTTCGTTGAACAAATCCTACCGTAATGGCCCCGCGAAGCAGTGTACGAACTCATGCCATCGTGCAACGTCACCACAGCTTCCCCACCATGTCTCTGGATCGCGCCCATGTGTAGTGCCGCTTTGCATATGGAGCTGTCAGCTGAATAGATTTGGCAGCCATGTAGGGGCCCCGGCGAATGTGCGCAGTCAGCAGGACAAGAAACCAGCAGCTTGTGACCAGTAGCCCCACTGAATTCCGGCCTCAGCAGCGTGTCTTCACATTTAAGCTGAATGGGAGCATTAGTTGGTGGGCGTCCGCCTCCATTCACTGAAGGTTCTTGGGGAGAGCACGGAGAAATGCAGACGCGGCCGTCTTCCGTCCGGCGTAGCCCTCTGGGCACTCTTCCTGGCTCTGGGACAGGTCCTATTTCCTTCCGAAGTTGCGCAATCTGCGCTGGCGAAAGAACGTAGTCGAACAGGTGAACGCAGGTGATTTCGCCCATGAAGTAGTCTGATTCAGTGGCACTGGCCCGTCCAATCATGAGCTTGGGCTGAAGCGTGGGTACATATTTTCAGGTcccgaaaaaacagacatGGTCATATTCCTACCTTTAAGCTGAAGCTGTAGTCCGTCTTTTGGTATGTCAGCTTTCTGCCGTTCACGAAAATGCCAACAGCCTTTTCGGGCGCAAAGTAGGTCACGGCGACGTTGAATGGCTCTGCAGTCGAACGGCTCTGGGTTATGTGTCGCCCCGTCGACTGTAACTGGACCAAGACTAACCGCCAAGTGCCGGCTTGAAGCCAGATCGAATGAGATGAGGATGACAAGATTGTTCAAACACCAGTTCGTCGTTATTATCAATAGCCAAAATGAAACCCTCGCAGTCACCGTTTGCGACGATCGCTCGCCATTTGCCCTTCTTCCCTGTAATTGTACTTTGTGAAAGAACCCAAGATGAGTGCAGCAAGAGTGCTGCTGCATGCTTACCGGTCACTGTAGCTTTCACGGCAAGCGTGAAATCGCGGAATCCAGACACGAGATTAACACCCGGAAGATAGGAGGCATCAACAAACGATCCGGGGCGGCCCTCAAACCCTAGATAGGAATTGATTGCCCATCCTCTTTCTTGGCAAGAATAACAAAGACTTTTCACCAGGGAACCCCTGAGGCGGGTACCAGTGGAATTTATCCTCAAGGAGTTGAGATTCCGAAGTGCTTTCGACTGCAGAGAATCGAGGCTGCTTAGCGACTGCGCAACCAAGAAGTTCAGGCCACACTTATGGGATATGATGTAATCAGGCACACCTGGAATCGAACGCGCAtccgttctcgcttttcctgttTGCTCTGCTGCGCGTGCTCGAAGTTCTAATGCCACCTTCGATGTTACAACTAAACACAGTAGTTATAAGCTTGTCATGCGGTTCGGTTTCTGTTTTAGATTCGCCTACACGATCGGGGGTGTGGTCCGCTTGGATCGCTGTGGATATTGTATTGGTCCGTGCTTTCATAGGCTTTCTGCGCATGCCCGATCTGCACGACTATATCGCCCCCAGAGGCTTCTAGGGCTCCGGCATGGATTGCGGCCTTGCAAATCTGCAAAGGAACAATATGATATGCTAGCTTGTTATTTGATTGTACACTCTCAGCTTACAGGGGAGTCATCCGTGTAGACGAACGTCCCTTTGACGGCCCCTGGAGCCTCCCTAAACAAACACGGGTGCTACGAACTGGATTTCTGTTATCCAACAAAGTAGACCTCACCAGCAACCCTCTGGACAAGAGGCAATAAACATCGTTCCTGGACCGCCTGCCATATCTCTCCTGCTGATGGGTCTGTCACTGCATGTGAGGGCGACACTCTTTATCGGAAGAACTCCAAGGTCCGGTTTTTCCTCGAT
The sequence above is a segment of the Neospora caninum Liverpool complete genome, chromosome IX genome. Coding sequences within it:
- a CDS encoding putative DNAJ domain-containing protein, encoding MDEVLRQSFVYGLCTTSLLSPTLYYYLPDRGRKWLRLFKKPVLTAMLLYLFYAAIPTDRRDLYTILDVDVMASKNDILQAYRTVSKKFHPDKVAAAEASGGAVPQRPSGFAKMTNEEFFMEIKKAQEVLMSDTRRSNYDRFGDYKYGETDEKTTIIVVCLSLVSHLLCFCVGFLVSYPRHVTFARQIYVVYNLAMFCNELQIRFVENGDSLAFLPYVSSLVPFERVHFFRSLFPCVLCASLCLAKWNFSDSPAKRLALLKALLSTNRVLTERTQELIRVTAYLKTMGTPSTAAIKTQQQQMNHLKSAALRARFAGQEMPVAPGAEETAEQAKETDKAGAQSANKLTGAQPKDKKDIAEWEDFTNTLNEEQKELFKRMVADQYRKTEAEEQARESNRRRFDINWGQVLMWVCILYVWIYYK
- a CDS encoding putative mago nashi protein, whose protein sequence is MASAEEDDFYLRYYVGHKGKFGHEFLEFEFRPEGRLRYANNSNYKNDTMIRKEAYVSQSVMKELRRIVEESEIIKEDDNNWPAPDRVGRQELEIVLGKDHISFTTSKIGSMADVQRSKDQDGLRVFYYLVQDLKCFIFSLIGLHFRIKPV